A window of the Symbiobacterium terraclitae genome harbors these coding sequences:
- a CDS encoding LCP family protein, translating into MKWAWRRWRPWLIAACGLAVALAAALAAVWGSRPLDRSDRAAPPPASGITAQVQQAMPGSREAPTPPAEPDEVPGDRQTFLVLGVEAWEGEYGRSDTVIVASYDPRQRRVAMLSIPRDLMVEIPGYGYDKINHAHSFGGPDLAVATVERLLDLSLDHWIAFSLEGFMKTIDALGGIELNPPKRLYFVDPDDTRFGPEGFVIDIQPGPQLMDGRTALEYARFRADEEGDLGRMRRQQEVIRAVIKKAASPAILARAPELIAAMYSAVSTDLTVGEMVRLAAAGRDALNSPIEAETLKAEELWLNGVFYFTADLVETRRLAYELLVGEPPPEEYLQQARLDNERYKAYVSEQVELARARARTRDQQETPAVQSVRIVYSKYSPDAEDLTLSGDTPEGRAAIAEITALLDQVEWLDDADLGPLPVTPPRGKPMIVLSYPDGSTLTIERAYRCWPEISPLHCEWVEDAVVIGDRPARSAELVELMGGR; encoded by the coding sequence GTGAAGTGGGCCTGGAGAAGGTGGCGCCCCTGGCTCATCGCGGCCTGCGGACTCGCCGTGGCGCTGGCGGCGGCGCTGGCCGCCGTCTGGGGCTCACGCCCGCTGGACAGGTCCGACCGCGCGGCACCGCCTCCGGCCTCCGGCATCACGGCACAGGTGCAGCAGGCCATGCCGGGCAGCCGGGAAGCCCCGACCCCACCCGCTGAACCCGATGAGGTGCCGGGCGACCGCCAGACCTTCCTGGTGCTCGGCGTGGAGGCCTGGGAGGGGGAGTACGGCAGGTCCGACACGGTCATCGTGGCCTCCTACGACCCCCGTCAGCGGCGCGTCGCCATGCTCTCCATTCCCCGGGACCTGATGGTGGAGATCCCGGGTTACGGCTACGACAAGATCAACCACGCGCACAGCTTCGGCGGTCCCGACCTGGCGGTGGCGACCGTGGAGCGGCTGCTGGACCTCTCCCTGGACCACTGGATCGCCTTCTCGCTCGAGGGATTCATGAAGACCATCGACGCCCTGGGCGGCATCGAGCTGAACCCGCCGAAGCGGCTCTACTTCGTGGACCCCGACGACACCCGCTTCGGCCCCGAGGGCTTCGTCATCGACATCCAGCCCGGCCCGCAGCTCATGGATGGCCGCACCGCGCTGGAGTACGCCCGCTTCCGGGCGGACGAGGAGGGCGACCTGGGGCGGATGCGGCGGCAGCAGGAGGTCATCCGGGCGGTCATCAAGAAGGCCGCCAGCCCCGCCATCCTCGCCCGGGCGCCGGAGCTGATCGCGGCGATGTACAGCGCGGTGAGCACGGACCTGACCGTGGGCGAGATGGTGCGCCTGGCCGCGGCGGGGCGGGACGCGCTGAACAGCCCCATCGAGGCGGAGACGCTGAAGGCCGAGGAGCTGTGGCTCAACGGCGTCTTCTACTTCACCGCGGACCTGGTCGAGACGCGCCGGCTGGCGTATGAGCTGTTGGTGGGGGAGCCGCCGCCGGAGGAGTACCTGCAGCAGGCGCGGCTCGACAATGAGCGGTACAAGGCTTACGTTTCGGAGCAGGTCGAGCTGGCCCGGGCCCGTGCCCGTACCCGAGACCAGCAGGAGACGCCGGCGGTGCAGTCTGTGCGCATCGTCTACAGCAAGTACAGCCCGGATGCGGAGGACCTGACGCTCTCCGGCGACACGCCGGAGGGCCGCGCCGCCATCGCGGAGATCACGGCGCTGCTGGACCAGGTGGAGTGGCTGGACGACGCCGACCTGGGGCCGCTGCCGGTCACCCCTCCGAGAGGGAAGCCCATGATCGTCCTCTCGTACCCGGATGGAAGCACCCTGACCATCGAGCGCGCCTACCGCTGCTGGCCCGAGATCTCTCCGCTGCACTGCGAGTGGGTGGAGGACGCGGTGGTCATCGGCGACCGCCCCGCCCGTTCCGCTGAGCTGGTGGAGCTGATGGGCGGCAGGTGA
- a CDS encoding GNAT family N-acetyltransferase, with the protein MRFRVRRAVPEDAAAINGVARITWAETYRGIIPDEIQRAVLPLWYAEDRLARAAANPAGAFFVAESEDGRVVGFAQAGRREQAGDAELWRFYVLPEHQRKGIGRQLLKACVESLQEGGDVARLFVQVEAENQIGRRAYEALGFAYVREYEDDLMGHVSRMCEMCLHLHGRPD; encoded by the coding sequence ATGCGTTTCCGCGTGCGCCGTGCGGTGCCCGAGGATGCGGCGGCCATCAACGGGGTGGCTCGCATTACATGGGCTGAGACCTATCGCGGCATCATTCCTGATGAGATCCAGCGTGCGGTCCTGCCGCTCTGGTACGCCGAGGACCGGCTGGCCCGGGCCGCGGCCAACCCCGCCGGTGCTTTCTTCGTCGCGGAGAGCGAGGATGGCCGGGTGGTCGGCTTCGCGCAGGCGGGGCGGCGGGAACAGGCCGGCGATGCGGAACTCTGGCGGTTCTACGTGCTGCCGGAGCACCAGCGGAAAGGCATCGGGCGGCAGCTGCTAAAGGCCTGCGTGGAGTCCCTGCAGGAGGGAGGGGATGTCGCCCGGCTCTTCGTGCAGGTGGAGGCGGAGAACCAGATCGGGCGGCGGGCCTACGAGGCGCTGGGTTTCGCGTACGTCCGCGAGTACGAGGACGACCTGATGGGCCACGTCTCCCGGATGTGCGAGATGTGCCTGCACCTGCACGGTCGGCCCGACTGA
- a CDS encoding S8 family peptidase, giving the protein MRRTALRLVAVCTLLFALSRMAPVSVADAKMSATPEAPHVPGTVLVKFRADATSVKQEEFLKAYGLEVAGKVYGDDVYILKTKEQKIAALAETLSKHPAVEYAEPDYIATIDWTPNDQYWSQQWGPQKVSAPQAWDVTRGSSSIMIAVVDTGVDLDHPDLRNKVRTDIDYDFVNNDSTAQDDNGHGTHVAGIAAASTNNTTGVAGMCPNCSILPVKVLNAAGSGSYSAIASGIRYAADKGAKVINLSLGGSAGSSTLESAVNYANSKGSLLICAAGNSNTSAPSYPAYYSPCVAVAATDQSDRKASFSNYGSWVDTSAPGVSIYATYYNDRYASLSGTSMAAPHAAGLAGLLFSQGRSQSAVRTRLTSSSYTDPVGSSNIPRRINAYKAVSN; this is encoded by the coding sequence ATGCGCAGGACCGCGCTCCGGTTGGTAGCTGTCTGCACGCTCCTGTTCGCCCTGTCCCGGATGGCCCCTGTCTCCGTCGCGGACGCCAAGATGTCCGCCACGCCCGAGGCCCCGCACGTGCCCGGCACCGTGCTGGTGAAGTTCCGGGCGGACGCGACCTCCGTCAAGCAGGAGGAGTTCCTGAAGGCGTACGGCCTCGAGGTCGCGGGGAAGGTGTACGGCGACGACGTCTACATCCTGAAGACGAAGGAGCAGAAGATCGCCGCCCTGGCCGAGACGCTCAGCAAGCACCCGGCCGTCGAGTACGCGGAGCCCGACTACATCGCCACCATCGACTGGACCCCCAACGACCAGTACTGGTCGCAGCAGTGGGGCCCCCAGAAGGTGTCCGCGCCCCAGGCCTGGGACGTCACCCGGGGCTCCTCCTCAATCATGATCGCGGTGGTGGACACCGGCGTGGACCTGGACCACCCGGACCTCCGCAACAAGGTGCGCACCGACATCGACTATGACTTCGTCAACAACGACAGCACCGCCCAGGACGACAACGGGCACGGCACCCACGTGGCCGGCATCGCCGCTGCCTCCACCAACAACACCACCGGCGTCGCCGGCATGTGCCCCAACTGCAGCATCCTGCCGGTGAAGGTCCTCAACGCCGCCGGCAGCGGCAGCTACAGCGCCATCGCCAGCGGCATCCGGTACGCCGCCGACAAGGGGGCCAAGGTGATCAACCTCTCGCTGGGCGGCTCCGCCGGCTCCTCCACCCTGGAGTCCGCCGTCAACTACGCCAACTCGAAGGGCTCGCTGCTGATCTGCGCCGCCGGCAACTCCAACACGTCCGCGCCCTCCTACCCGGCCTACTACAGCCCGTGCGTCGCGGTGGCGGCCACCGACCAGAGCGACCGGAAGGCCTCCTTCTCCAACTACGGCTCCTGGGTCGACACCTCCGCCCCGGGCGTCTCCATCTACGCCACCTACTACAACGACCGGTACGCCTCGCTGAGCGGCACCTCCATGGCCGCGCCGCACGCGGCCGGTCTGGCCGGCCTCCTCTTCTCGCAGGGGCGCAGCCAGAGCGCCGTCCGGACCCGCCTCACGTCGTCGTCCTACACCGATCCGGTGGGCTCCTCCAACATCCCGCGCCGCATCAACGCCTACAAGGCGGTCTCCAACTAG
- a CDS encoding right-handed parallel beta-helix repeat-containing protein, producing the protein MAVLRVPADFRTVGEAVARAAPGDTIRVAGGVYAEAVRIEAGKDRLAIVGAGPGSTILQGPGSGVGFLIEGSGGVTIAGFTVTGFAEGIMISTSDNVIRDVTVSNCTSVGISAGNRALRNLFLGVAAGGNGREGLVASGQNAYVLNGEFFDNGGEGVNLIGFRHVAMGNRSRGNSAGLAGVNTNAVVLTGNSLTGNGAGFLGEGDLLYANAMVRNQRAGGELIFGAFSVVLENEVRCNYGPGLFLAAVGAFRFLRNAVEENGQHGMEMVAEATGNVVDENEVKENGAAGIRLEPLAVENAIRRNELKGNNPDIQALPPADTDNVFDENRVK; encoded by the coding sequence GTGGCGGTACTCCGCGTGCCGGCGGATTTTCGGACCGTCGGGGAGGCCGTTGCGAGGGCCGCGCCAGGCGACACGATCCGCGTGGCGGGGGGCGTGTATGCGGAGGCGGTGCGCATCGAGGCCGGCAAGGACCGGCTGGCGATCGTCGGGGCTGGGCCGGGGAGCACGATCCTGCAGGGGCCGGGCAGCGGGGTCGGCTTCCTGATCGAGGGCTCCGGCGGCGTCACCATCGCCGGCTTCACGGTGACGGGGTTTGCCGAGGGGATCATGATCTCTACCAGCGACAACGTCATCCGCGACGTGACCGTCAGCAACTGCACGTCGGTGGGCATCTCTGCCGGCAACCGGGCCCTCCGCAACCTCTTCCTGGGCGTCGCCGCCGGCGGCAACGGCAGGGAAGGCCTCGTCGCGTCGGGTCAGAACGCCTACGTCCTGAACGGCGAGTTCTTCGACAACGGGGGCGAAGGGGTGAACCTCATCGGGTTCAGGCATGTGGCGATGGGAAACCGTTCACGGGGAAACAGCGCCGGCCTCGCCGGGGTGAACACCAACGCCGTCGTCCTCACCGGCAACAGCCTCACCGGGAACGGCGCGGGGTTCCTCGGGGAAGGGGACCTGCTGTACGCCAACGCCATGGTGCGAAACCAGCGGGCCGGCGGCGAACTGATCTTCGGCGCCTTCTCCGTGGTGCTGGAGAACGAGGTCCGGTGCAACTACGGACCGGGCCTGTTCCTGGCGGCAGTGGGGGCCTTCCGGTTCCTCCGCAATGCGGTGGAGGAGAACGGCCAGCACGGGATGGAAATGGTCGCCGAGGCGACCGGAAACGTGGTCGATGAGAATGAGGTCAAGGAGAACGGCGCCGCGGGTATCCGGCTCGAGCCGCTGGCGGTAGAGAACGCCATCCGGCGGAACGAGCTGAAGGGGAACAACCCCGACATCCAGGCGCTGCCGCCAGCCGACACGGACAACGTATTTGATGAGAACCGCGTAAAGTAG
- a CDS encoding right-handed parallel beta-helix repeat-containing protein, giving the protein MNQSAPGDTIRVAGGIYRESVTIGEEKARLAIIGSGAGDTILEGDGTGVGFTISGSSSVTIAGFTVTGFEVGIRVETSDNVIRNVTVTGSAASGIDVPQGGTRNLFFEIASNSNRVDGIVIRSSSNYVINSEFHNNTDDGIDFLGPNNVAIGNVATGNNTGLSTFGDNSVLIGNRFVGNQRALGMTGATGGLVYRNALSRSSENSVTILTVTNALLLGNEVSCSQGQGYRLSISEGLRAVENQVENNGTIGIVVGTERSVVDDNVVKDNAGAGIDAGSTATGNAVRRNQLKRNNPDIATRPPGDTNNVIDENRCKTSVPDGLCACDD; this is encoded by the coding sequence GTGAACCAATCGGCCCCCGGCGACACGATCCGCGTGGCGGGGGGCATCTACAGGGAGTCCGTGACGATCGGCGAGGAGAAGGCCCGCCTGGCCATCATCGGCTCCGGGGCGGGCGACACCATCCTCGAGGGGGACGGCACCGGGGTTGGCTTCACGATCAGCGGGTCTTCGTCGGTGACCATCGCGGGCTTCACCGTCACCGGGTTCGAGGTGGGCATCCGGGTCGAGACCAGCGACAACGTGATCCGGAACGTGACGGTGACCGGCAGCGCGGCGTCCGGCATCGACGTGCCCCAGGGCGGGACCCGCAACCTGTTCTTCGAGATCGCGTCCAACAGCAACCGCGTGGACGGTATTGTTATCAGGAGCTCAAGCAACTACGTGATCAACAGCGAGTTTCACAACAACACCGACGACGGCATCGACTTCCTCGGGCCGAACAATGTCGCCATCGGCAACGTTGCAACGGGCAACAACACCGGCCTTTCAACCTTCGGCGACAACAGCGTCCTGATCGGCAACCGGTTCGTGGGCAACCAGCGCGCGCTCGGGATGACCGGCGCCACCGGCGGCCTGGTCTATCGCAACGCCCTGAGCCGCAGCAGCGAGAACAGCGTCACGATCCTCACCGTCACCAACGCACTGCTGTTGGGCAACGAGGTGAGCTGCAGTCAGGGGCAGGGGTACCGCCTGAGTATCAGCGAGGGCCTCCGTGCGGTGGAGAACCAGGTGGAGAACAACGGCACGATCGGCATTGTGGTGGGCACGGAGCGCTCCGTCGTGGACGACAACGTGGTCAAGGACAATGCCGGTGCAGGTATTGACGCCGGCAGCACCGCGACCGGCAATGCCGTGCGGCGCAACCAGTTGAAGCGCAACAACCCCGACATCGCCACCAGGCCGCCGGGGGACACGAACAACGTCATCGACGAGAACCGATGCAAGACCAGCGTCCCTGACGGGCTCTGCGCGTGCGACGACTGA
- a CDS encoding right-handed parallel beta-helix repeat-containing protein, whose product MAVRHVPAEFTSIQDAVNQSAPGDTIRVAGGVYGESVTIPADRDRLAIIGSGQENVILQGDGTGVGLTISGSGHVTIAGLTVTGFATGIQVDTDDNIIRDVTVTGCGGDGIFVSPTGARNLFLRVAATNNGADGIEISGVVNYVIDCEFVGNGDDGIDINASGNLVVSTQASGNGSSGLDTVGNNTLAVGNRFVGNGRGMRAVSGGGSLVVGNFISRNRTVGGEFVNAAGGVVLANEVNCNQGQGLRFDGGGGFKVIRNEVENNGAQGIDLAGSLSLSLFDDNEIKENDAAGIRLAGGAAGNAVRRNELNRNRPDLEAEPPADVRNVFDENRCKRSQPPRLCC is encoded by the coding sequence ATGGCCGTACGCCACGTACCTGCCGAGTTCACGTCCATTCAGGACGCTGTCAACCAGTCCGCTCCCGGAGACACCATCCGGGTGGCGGGGGGCGTATACGGGGAGTCGGTGACGATCCCAGCTGATAGGGACCGCCTGGCCATCATCGGATCCGGGCAGGAGAACGTCATCCTCCAGGGGGATGGCACCGGGGTCGGGCTCACGATCAGCGGCTCCGGGCACGTGACCATCGCCGGCCTCACGGTGACCGGCTTTGCGACGGGCATCCAGGTGGATACCGACGACAACATCATCCGGGACGTGACCGTCACCGGCTGCGGGGGCGACGGCATCTTCGTGTCGCCGACCGGGGCCCGGAACCTGTTCCTCCGCGTGGCCGCCACCAACAACGGCGCCGACGGCATCGAGATCTCCGGTGTGGTCAACTACGTGATCGACTGCGAGTTCGTGGGCAACGGCGACGACGGCATCGACATCAACGCCTCGGGCAACCTCGTCGTGTCCACCCAGGCTTCGGGCAACGGCAGCAGCGGACTTGACACCGTTGGCAACAACACCCTCGCGGTGGGCAACCGCTTTGTGGGCAACGGCCGGGGGATGCGCGCCGTATCGGGCGGCGGGAGCCTGGTCGTGGGCAACTTCATCTCCCGGAACAGGACGGTCGGCGGCGAGTTCGTGAACGCCGCCGGCGGCGTGGTGCTGGCCAACGAGGTGAACTGCAACCAGGGGCAGGGGCTCCGCTTCGACGGGGGTGGAGGCTTCAAGGTCATCCGCAACGAGGTGGAGAACAACGGCGCCCAGGGGATCGACCTGGCGGGCAGCCTGTCGCTCAGCCTCTTCGACGACAACGAGATCAAGGAGAACGACGCCGCGGGCATCCGGCTGGCCGGTGGCGCGGCGGGCAACGCCGTCCGGCGGAACGAGCTGAACAGGAACCGCCCGGACCTGGAGGCCGAGCCGCCGGCCGATGTGCGCAACGTCTTCGACGAGAACCGGTGCAAGCGCAGCCAGCCGCCCAGGCTCTGTTGTTGA
- a CDS encoding right-handed parallel beta-helix repeat-containing protein, whose translation MAVRRVPADYRTIQEAVAASGPGDTVRVTGGVYTGTVTIGPGRDGLAVIGSGPDNVILQGEGEEAGFAITGSARVTLAGFTVIGFLNGIQVATSDNVIRDMVAADCIDEGFDVLPDASRNLFIRVLSRNNGGEGIEINGAANWVIGSEFESNGDDGIDINGEGNLASENRASGHFRGENPAGITMEGNRNLAVNNRLVGNRWGLSTDAAGLLVFGNVMSRNSELGALFQDAADSLVLANEFSCHGEEGIHFNGATRIRVILNKAEENGTEGFELSSNTTALVVDDNEVKGNGLGGIRLTLTARDDVVRRNELEENNPDLLNEAPADAGNVLDENDCETSQPPGFCC comes from the coding sequence GTGGCCGTGCGCCGTGTGCCTGCCGACTATCGGACGATCCAGGAGGCCGTCGCCGCGTCCGGCCCCGGCGACACGGTCCGTGTTACCGGGGGCGTCTATACCGGAACCGTGACGATCGGCCCGGGCAGGGACGGCCTGGCCGTCATCGGCTCGGGGCCGGACAACGTCATCCTGCAGGGCGAGGGGGAAGAGGCCGGGTTTGCCATCACCGGCTCGGCACGCGTGACCCTTGCGGGCTTCACGGTGATCGGCTTCCTTAATGGCATTCAGGTTGCCACGAGCGACAACGTGATCCGGGACATGGTTGCCGCCGACTGCATCGACGAGGGTTTTGACGTCCTCCCAGATGCATCCCGGAACCTCTTCATCCGTGTCCTCTCCCGCAACAACGGCGGAGAGGGCATCGAGATCAACGGGGCGGCCAACTGGGTGATCGGCAGCGAGTTCGAGAGCAACGGCGACGACGGCATCGACATCAACGGGGAGGGCAACCTCGCCAGCGAAAACCGTGCGTCGGGCCACTTCAGGGGAGAAAACCCGGCCGGCATCACCATGGAAGGCAACAGGAACCTCGCTGTGAACAACCGCCTGGTCGGCAACCGGTGGGGCCTATCCACCGACGCTGCAGGGCTCCTGGTCTTCGGCAACGTCATGAGCCGGAACAGCGAGCTCGGCGCGCTCTTCCAGGATGCCGCCGACTCACTGGTGCTGGCCAACGAGTTCAGCTGCCACGGCGAGGAGGGCATCCACTTCAACGGCGCCACGCGGATCCGGGTGATCCTCAACAAGGCGGAGGAGAACGGCACCGAGGGGTTCGAGCTGTCCAGCAACACCACGGCGCTCGTGGTGGATGACAACGAGGTGAAGGGGAACGGCCTCGGGGGCATCCGACTCACCCTCACGGCGCGGGACGACGTGGTGCGGCGGAACGAGCTCGAGGAAAACAACCCCGACCTCCTGAACGAGGCGCCGGCCGACGCGGGCAACGTCCTCGACGAGAACGACTGCGAGACCAGCCAGCCGCCGGGATTCTGCTGTTGA
- a CDS encoding right-handed parallel beta-helix repeat-containing protein — MAVIRVPADYRTIQEAVNAARPGDTVRVAGGVYAEAVTIREGRDRLAIIGPGAGDAILQGNGIGPGFLIGGSGTVTIAGFTVTGFEFGIEVSSNDNVIRDVVLTGNARQGAGVAETSFRSLFYRVTASQNGGDGIEINGGGNYVIRSELRENGDDGLDLNGPTNVALHNLISGNRDRGIEVQGDTALIAGNRVVGNRIGIASTAGQHLIYDNFVSRNQTVGILLQDSDNSLILANEVTCNQEEGLFFNGGTGFRVIRNKVESNGHDGIELSAGASEAVVDDNEVKENGLAGIRPGSATARNVVRRNKLKRNSPDIEDLAPAGANVFDENDCKTSRPTGPCC; from the coding sequence ATGGCCGTAATCCGCGTGCCCGCTGACTATCGGACCATCCAGGAAGCCGTGAACGCGGCCAGGCCCGGTGACACCGTCCGCGTGGCGGGCGGCGTGTATGCGGAGGCGGTGACGATCCGCGAGGGCAGGGACCGCCTGGCGATTATCGGCCCCGGGGCGGGCGACGCCATCCTCCAGGGAAACGGCATCGGGCCCGGGTTCCTGATCGGCGGCTCGGGCACCGTGACGATCGCAGGCTTCACGGTGACCGGCTTCGAGTTCGGCATCGAGGTGTCCAGCAACGACAACGTGATCCGTGACGTGGTCCTCACCGGCAACGCCCGGCAGGGCGCGGGGGTCGCGGAGACCTCCTTCCGGAGCCTCTTCTACCGCGTCACCGCCAGCCAGAACGGCGGGGACGGCATCGAGATCAACGGCGGGGGCAACTACGTCATCCGGAGCGAACTCAGGGAGAACGGCGACGACGGCCTCGACCTCAACGGGCCGACCAACGTGGCCCTCCACAACCTGATCTCCGGCAACAGGGACCGCGGCATCGAGGTGCAGGGCGACACGGCGCTGATCGCCGGCAACCGCGTCGTGGGCAACCGGATCGGCATCGCCTCCACCGCAGGGCAGCACCTGATCTACGACAACTTCGTCAGCCGGAACCAGACGGTGGGCATCCTGCTCCAGGACAGCGACAACTCGCTCATCCTGGCGAACGAGGTGACCTGCAACCAGGAGGAGGGCCTGTTCTTCAACGGGGGCACGGGGTTCCGGGTCATCCGCAACAAGGTGGAGAGCAACGGCCACGACGGGATCGAACTCTCGGCCGGCGCCTCCGAGGCGGTGGTGGACGACAACGAGGTCAAGGAGAACGGCCTGGCGGGCATCCGCCCGGGCAGCGCCACAGCCCGGAACGTGGTCCGGCGCAACAAGCTGAAGCGGAACAGCCCGGACATTGAGGACCTGGCGCCGGCCGGCGCGAACGTCTTCGACGAGAACGACTGCAAGACCAGCCGGCCGACCGGGCCCTGCTGCTGA
- a CDS encoding right-handed parallel beta-helix repeat-containing protein, with amino-acid sequence MTVRHVPAQFRTIQAAVEESGPGDTIRVAGGIYAGPVTIGPGRDRLAIIGSGAENVIIEGPGDGAGLTITGSTMVTVTGLTVAGFVTGMEVGTSDNTIRDVTVTGSGVDGIVVSQGAARNLFLRVTVRGSGGDGIQIFGANNYVIDSQFHDNGDDGIDFDGPFNLALHNRASGNDSGLILQGANCLALDNQFVGNVEGIVIRSAGNLIFDNFISRNSRVGILFLDATESLVLANEVSCNLGPGMQALAASGIAVIGNTVENNGTDGIELTGGATAFVIDDNEIEENAMAGIRLLSDTARHIIRRNKLKRNNPDIAAQPPAGENSLFDENECDTSEPRGLCRCDD; translated from the coding sequence GTGACCGTGCGGCATGTACCGGCTCAGTTTCGGACCATTCAGGCCGCGGTCGAGGAATCCGGCCCCGGCGACACGATCCGCGTGGCGGGGGGCATCTACGCCGGGCCGGTCACGATCGGCCCGGGCAGGGACCGCCTGGCCATCATCGGTTCCGGGGCGGAGAACGTGATCATCGAGGGACCGGGCGACGGCGCCGGCCTCACCATCACCGGATCCACCATGGTGACCGTCACGGGCCTCACCGTGGCCGGCTTCGTCACCGGCATGGAGGTCGGCACCAGCGACAACACCATCCGGGACGTGACGGTCACCGGCAGCGGGGTCGACGGCATCGTCGTGTCCCAGGGTGCCGCCCGCAACCTCTTCCTGCGTGTGACCGTGCGGGGCAGCGGCGGGGACGGCATTCAGATTTTCGGCGCCAACAACTACGTGATCGACAGCCAGTTCCACGACAACGGTGACGACGGCATCGACTTCGACGGGCCATTCAACCTCGCGCTGCACAACCGGGCGTCGGGTAACGACAGCGGCCTCATTCTGCAGGGGGCCAACTGCCTCGCCCTCGATAATCAGTTTGTGGGAAACGTAGAGGGTATCGTTATTCGCTCGGCAGGGAATCTCATATTCGACAACTTCATCAGCCGGAACAGCAGGGTCGGGATCCTCTTCCTGGACGCCACCGAATCGCTGGTGCTGGCCAACGAGGTCAGCTGCAACCTGGGGCCCGGGATGCAGGCCCTGGCGGCGTCCGGCATCGCCGTGATCGGCAACACGGTGGAGAACAACGGCACCGACGGCATCGAGCTGACCGGCGGCGCAACGGCCTTCGTGATCGACGACAACGAGATCGAGGAGAACGCCATGGCGGGCATCCGCCTCCTCAGCGATACGGCACGCCACATCATCCGGCGCAACAAGCTCAAGCGGAACAATCCCGACATCGCGGCGCAGCCGCCGGCCGGTGAAAACAGCCTCTTCGACGAGAACGAGTGCGACACCAGCGAACCGCGCGGCCTTTGCCGGTGCGACGACTGA